A window of Mercenaria mercenaria strain notata chromosome 16, MADL_Memer_1, whole genome shotgun sequence contains these coding sequences:
- the LOC123541190 gene encoding zinc finger protein 431-like, protein MKRHRKEHTGEKCFRCDVCDYACNRRGTLKIHRRIHTGEKCFKCDVCDYACNQRGHLKKHWRIHTGEKGFKCDVCDYACNDGSNLRRHRRIHTGEKGFKCDACDYACNDGSTLEIHRRKHTGEKCFKCDVCDYACYDGHSLKRHKRIHTGEKCFQCEFCDYACNDGSNLRRHRRIHTGEKGFKCDACDYACNNGSRLEIHRRIHTGEKCFKCDFCDYACYDGSRMKRHWRKHTGEKCFQCDFCDYACNERSDLRRHMRIHAGEKCFKCDTCDYACNDGNSLKVHRRIHTGEKCI, encoded by the coding sequence ATGAAGAGACATAGGAAAGAACATACTGGAGAAAAATGCTTCagatgtgatgtttgtgactatgcttgtaatcGGAGGGGTACTCTGAAGATacataggagaatacatactggagagaaatgctttaaatgtgatgtctgtgactatgcttgtaatcAGAGGGGTCATCTGAAGAAACATtggagaatacatactggagagaaaggttttaaatgtgatgtttgtgactatgcttgtaatgaCGGCAGTAATCTGAGGAGacataggagaatacatactggagagaaaggCTTTAAATGTGATgcttgtgactatgcttgtaatgaCGGCAGTACATTGGAAATACATAGGAGAAAACATACTGGAGAGAagtgctttaaatgtgatgtttgtgactatgcttgttaTGACGGCCATAGTTTGAAGAGACAtaagagaatacatactggagagaaatgttTTCAGTGTGAgttttgtgactatgcttgtaatgaTGGTAGTAATCTGAGGAGacataggagaatacatactggagagaaaggCTTTAAATGTGATgcttgtgactatgcttgtaataACGGCAGTAGATTGGAAATacataggagaatacatactggagagaagtgctttaaatgtgatttttgtgactatgcttgttaTGACGGCAGTAGAATGAAGAGACATTGGAGAAAACATACTGGAGAAAAATGCTTTCAGTGTGActtttgtgactatgcttgtaatgaAAGAAGTGATCTGAGGAGACATATGAGAATACATGctggagagaaatgctttaaatgtgatacttgtgactatgcttgtaatgaCGGCAATAGTTTGAAGGTacataggagaatacatactggagagaaatgcaTTTAG